The Prochlorococcus sp. MIT 1300 genome has a window encoding:
- the lipA gene encoding lipoyl synthase, producing the protein MLKPTWLRVKAPQHERIGDVAELLSDLNLNTVCQEASCPNIGECFAGGTATFLIMGPGCTRACPYCDIDFDKSKRDLDLTEPLRLAEAVARMRLRHVVITSVNRDDLGDGGASHFVACVEAVRKKSPKTSVELLIPDFCGNWDALEQVMTSSPEVLNHNIETVPRLYSKARPQAEYKRSLELLSRVKVDSPKVYTKSGLMVGLGETDDEVLDVLADLKSHNVDIVTIGQYLSPGEKHLPVERFVPPTQFEVFRVKGEEELGFLQVISTPLTRSSYHAGEVQSLMEKFPR; encoded by the coding sequence TTGTTAAAACCAACTTGGCTAAGAGTAAAGGCTCCTCAGCATGAGCGTATTGGGGATGTAGCGGAATTGCTTTCGGATCTCAATTTAAATACTGTTTGTCAAGAAGCTAGTTGCCCAAATATTGGGGAGTGTTTTGCAGGTGGTACAGCTACCTTTTTAATTATGGGACCAGGCTGTACAAGAGCCTGTCCTTATTGTGATATTGATTTTGATAAGAGTAAAAGAGACCTTGATTTAACCGAACCTCTTCGCCTTGCTGAGGCAGTGGCTAGGATGAGGCTGCGTCATGTTGTTATTACATCGGTTAATCGTGATGATCTAGGGGATGGTGGAGCCAGTCATTTTGTAGCTTGTGTTGAGGCAGTTCGGAAGAAATCGCCTAAGACTTCTGTTGAATTATTAATACCAGATTTTTGTGGGAACTGGGATGCACTAGAGCAAGTAATGACATCTTCACCAGAAGTTCTTAACCACAATATTGAGACTGTGCCAAGACTTTATTCAAAAGCCCGACCACAAGCAGAGTACAAAAGATCTTTAGAGCTTTTGAGCAGGGTAAAAGTTGATAGCCCAAAGGTATATACTAAATCTGGTTTAATGGTTGGTCTAGGTGAAACAGATGATGAGGTTTTAGATGTATTGGCAGATTTAAAATCCCATAATGTTGATATAGTAACTATTGGTCAATACCTTTCTCCTGGAGAAAAGCATTTGCCAGTTGAGCGTTTTGTTCCCCCAACACAGTTTGAGGTGTTTCGTGTAAAAGGTGAAGAGGAATTGGGCTTTCTTCAGGTTATTAGTACACCACTTACTCGTAGTAGTTATCATGCGGGAGAGGTTCAGTCTTTGATGGAGAAATTCCCTCGATAA
- a CDS encoding YciI family protein: protein MPLFIKTEIFKPKALELVPQKKKHYINAHKSWVNHLRSQGLNISSGYLVDAQGKPGGGGLLVLESKDIETATILIKQDPMIVAGLVTWEIQEWIPVIGSLI, encoded by the coding sequence ATGCCCTTATTTATAAAAACAGAGATCTTCAAGCCAAAAGCTCTAGAATTAGTTCCTCAGAAAAAAAAACATTATATTAATGCCCATAAGAGTTGGGTTAATCATTTAAGGTCGCAAGGGTTAAATATATCTAGTGGGTATTTAGTCGATGCACAAGGCAAACCAGGAGGAGGTGGATTATTAGTCCTTGAATCAAAAGATATCGAAACTGCAACGATATTAATTAAACAAGACCCTATGATTGTTGCAGGTTTAGTCACATGGGAAATACAAGAATGGATTCCAGTTATAGGTTCACTAATATAA
- the gltB gene encoding glutamate synthase large subunit: MSQVLNEHEWPYCDSHAPLAVAGEKDACGVGFLAHIEGEKSNWVLKQALRGLECMEHRGGCGGDSDSGDGAGILCGIPWSYLKAIWKEAEPLNTSSSGLGMIFFPQDKAKRRQAKNFCEEEAVSLGLNSIGWRQVPVNSSELGPLALKTAPRIEQWLITGTQTGKELEALLFRLRRRIGERTRCAWGIDAEQLYISSLSNQTIVYKGMVRSEVLSRFFTDLQDPRFEVAFAVYHRRFSTNTLPRWPLAQPMRLLGHNGEINTLLGNLNWAKATEVNLQKVWENNANDIKPVVNPQFSDSANLDATLELLVRSGRPITDSLLTLVPEAFRNQPELKEKPEIQAFYEYSACTQEAWDGPALLVFADGNYVGATLDRNGLRPARYCITRDGFVVMGSETGVVELEDNQIIEKGRLGPGQMLAVNLQERRLLRNWDVKEETASRYPYAQWLSENRKTLTPQPWQENTLLSDLDLLQQQTAFGFTAEDFDLVIDAMAGGAKEPTYCMGDDIPLAILSTKPHLLFDYFKQRFAQVTNPPIDPLREKLVMSLEMHLGKRGCSLQPESSAASVIHIQSPVLNESELNTLSNQKLSTQTISTLVSVEDGPQGLTEAVEKLCKKAENAVLEGVQILILSDRGVNAKTTYISPLLAVGAVHHYLLKKGLRLNTSLVVDTAQCWSTHHLACLIGYGASAVCPWLALETTRHWWKLPRTQKLIETNKLPNLKIEEAQKNLQKALEDGLRKILSKIGISMLASYHGAQIFEAIGIGADLINLAFQGTTSRIAGLTINDLAIETLCFHTKAFPELDRKKLEFMGFVQYRNGGEFHLNTPEMSKALHEAVKAGPSYDHFSTYKTLLENRPSTALRDLLTFKLAQNPIPLDQIESVESICQRFCTGGMSLGALSREAHEVLAIAMNRIGGKSNSGEGGEDPARFKILDDVDNESHSQTLPTINGLRNGDTACSAIKQVASGRFGVTPEYLRSAKQLEIKVAQGAKPGEGGQLPGPKVDSYIAKLRNSKPGVALISPPPHHDIYSIEDLAQLIHDLHQIHPTAKVSVKLVAEIGIGTIAAGVAKANADVIQISGHDGGTGASPLSSIKHAGCPWELGLTEVHRSLLENGLRDRVLLRADGGLKTGWDVVIAALLGAEEYGFGSVAMIAEGCIMARVCHTNNCPVGVATQKANLRKRFPGLPEHVVNFFLFIAEEVRQIMSVLGYKKLEELIGRTELLKPREVELTKTKAVDLTCLLTPIEEANNRNWVIHDKNAHSNGPILEEKLLNDQDFRTAVNNHGRIFRSISIKNTDRSVCARVSGEIAQLYGNKGFKGQLDLTFNGSAGQSFGAFLIQGMNIRLVGEANDYVGKGINGGLITVIPPQEVSNKSKQVILGNTCLYGATGGKLFALGRVGERFAVRNSGAQAVVEGSGDHCCEYMTGGIVVILGSTGRNVAAGMTGGVTFLLDEDQRANLRVNKDNVDIFDLTTPEQELLIKPLLESHAKETDSNKAKEILLDWELWSKKFKVLVPPSERAKVGLAEKEKVAV, from the coding sequence ATGTCTCAAGTCCTCAATGAACATGAATGGCCCTACTGCGATAGCCATGCTCCGCTAGCAGTAGCCGGTGAGAAAGATGCCTGCGGTGTCGGCTTTTTAGCTCATATCGAAGGAGAAAAAAGTAATTGGGTTCTAAAACAAGCCCTTCGCGGCCTGGAATGCATGGAACACCGAGGAGGCTGCGGCGGTGATAGCGATTCTGGCGATGGAGCAGGAATTCTCTGCGGAATTCCTTGGAGCTATTTAAAAGCAATTTGGAAAGAAGCTGAACCGCTTAATACCAGTTCATCTGGTCTAGGCATGATCTTTTTCCCTCAAGACAAAGCCAAAAGGAGGCAAGCCAAGAATTTTTGCGAAGAAGAAGCTGTTTCCCTAGGCCTCAACTCCATTGGTTGGAGGCAGGTACCAGTCAATAGCAGCGAGCTTGGCCCTCTTGCACTAAAAACCGCACCAAGAATTGAGCAATGGCTTATTACTGGCACCCAAACAGGCAAAGAGCTAGAAGCTTTATTGTTTCGACTCAGACGCCGTATAGGAGAAAGAACAAGGTGCGCCTGGGGTATTGACGCAGAACAGCTATACATAAGTTCTCTAAGCAACCAAACGATTGTTTACAAAGGAATGGTCCGCTCAGAAGTCTTATCCAGATTTTTCACGGACCTGCAAGATCCTAGATTTGAAGTAGCTTTTGCCGTATATCACCGCAGATTTAGCACTAATACTCTTCCACGTTGGCCACTAGCTCAGCCAATGCGCCTATTAGGACATAACGGGGAAATAAATACTCTTTTAGGGAACCTGAATTGGGCAAAAGCTACAGAAGTAAATCTTCAAAAAGTTTGGGAAAATAATGCGAATGACATAAAACCAGTTGTCAATCCACAATTCAGCGACTCCGCAAATCTAGATGCCACGCTCGAGCTATTAGTGCGCAGTGGGCGACCGATTACAGACAGTCTTCTAACTCTCGTTCCAGAGGCATTTCGCAATCAGCCCGAGCTAAAGGAAAAACCAGAGATACAAGCCTTTTACGAGTATTCAGCCTGTACCCAAGAAGCTTGGGACGGTCCAGCATTGCTTGTTTTTGCAGACGGTAATTACGTTGGTGCGACCTTAGACCGCAATGGGCTGCGTCCTGCCCGCTATTGCATCACCCGTGACGGGTTTGTTGTTATGGGCTCTGAAACAGGAGTTGTGGAATTAGAAGACAATCAAATCATTGAAAAAGGACGCCTTGGTCCGGGCCAGATGCTTGCAGTGAACCTGCAAGAAAGGCGGCTTCTTCGTAATTGGGATGTGAAAGAAGAAACTGCCTCTCGTTATCCATATGCCCAATGGCTTTCCGAAAATCGAAAAACTCTCACTCCTCAACCATGGCAAGAAAACACATTGCTGTCAGATCTAGATTTACTTCAACAACAAACAGCCTTCGGCTTTACCGCGGAAGATTTTGACCTTGTCATTGACGCAATGGCAGGGGGAGCGAAAGAACCAACATATTGCATGGGAGATGACATTCCTCTTGCCATTCTTTCTACAAAACCTCATTTACTTTTTGACTATTTTAAACAACGATTTGCACAAGTTACCAATCCACCCATTGATCCTCTTCGAGAAAAATTAGTCATGAGTCTAGAGATGCATCTAGGCAAACGCGGATGCTCTCTTCAGCCAGAGTCTTCAGCAGCTTCAGTAATACATATACAAAGTCCAGTACTTAACGAATCAGAACTCAATACACTATCTAACCAGAAACTTTCTACACAGACTATTTCAACTCTAGTTTCTGTAGAAGATGGTCCTCAAGGCCTCACGGAAGCAGTTGAAAAGTTATGCAAAAAAGCAGAAAATGCTGTTCTAGAGGGAGTTCAAATTCTTATCCTTTCAGACCGCGGAGTTAATGCAAAAACCACTTATATATCTCCTCTTCTTGCAGTAGGAGCTGTTCACCATTATCTACTTAAGAAAGGGCTTCGCCTAAATACCTCTCTTGTAGTTGACACTGCTCAATGTTGGAGCACGCATCATTTAGCTTGTTTAATTGGCTATGGAGCAAGTGCAGTTTGCCCCTGGCTTGCATTAGAAACCACTAGACATTGGTGGAAACTTCCTCGAACACAAAAACTTATAGAAACAAACAAGTTACCCAATCTTAAAATCGAAGAGGCACAAAAAAACTTACAAAAGGCTTTAGAAGATGGTTTGAGAAAAATACTTTCAAAAATTGGAATATCAATGTTGGCAAGTTACCACGGAGCTCAAATCTTTGAAGCTATAGGCATTGGCGCCGACCTGATTAACTTGGCCTTCCAAGGAACAACTAGTCGTATTGCAGGCCTAACTATTAATGACTTGGCCATAGAAACACTTTGCTTCCACACAAAAGCTTTTCCCGAACTAGACCGCAAGAAGCTCGAATTTATGGGATTCGTTCAATATCGAAATGGTGGAGAGTTTCACCTTAATACTCCCGAAATGTCCAAAGCTCTGCATGAAGCAGTAAAAGCTGGCCCAAGTTACGATCATTTTTCAACTTATAAAACACTTTTAGAAAATAGGCCTTCTACAGCTCTTAGAGATCTACTTACTTTTAAGCTTGCACAAAATCCAATTCCACTTGATCAAATTGAAAGTGTTGAAAGCATTTGCCAACGTTTTTGCACAGGAGGCATGAGCCTCGGAGCATTGTCAAGAGAAGCTCATGAAGTTCTCGCTATAGCTATGAACAGAATTGGAGGTAAAAGTAATAGTGGTGAAGGTGGAGAAGACCCAGCTAGGTTCAAAATCCTTGATGATGTTGACAACGAAAGTCATTCACAGACCCTACCAACCATTAATGGTCTCCGAAATGGAGATACTGCATGTTCAGCAATAAAACAAGTTGCTTCTGGCCGTTTCGGAGTTACGCCTGAATATCTTCGAAGTGCAAAGCAGCTTGAAATAAAAGTTGCTCAAGGGGCAAAACCTGGGGAGGGAGGGCAACTGCCAGGCCCAAAAGTTGATTCATATATAGCAAAATTACGCAATAGCAAGCCTGGCGTAGCACTTATTTCTCCACCTCCTCACCATGACATTTATTCCATAGAAGACCTCGCACAACTTATCCACGACCTACACCAAATTCACCCCACTGCCAAAGTTAGCGTAAAACTTGTTGCTGAAATTGGTATAGGAACTATTGCTGCTGGAGTTGCAAAAGCCAATGCTGATGTTATTCAAATCTCAGGTCATGACGGCGGGACTGGGGCCTCCCCTCTTAGTTCCATCAAGCATGCGGGATGCCCTTGGGAATTGGGACTTACGGAAGTACATAGATCTCTTCTTGAAAATGGATTAAGAGATCGAGTTTTACTTCGCGCGGACGGTGGTTTAAAAACAGGTTGGGATGTAGTTATAGCCGCATTACTTGGAGCCGAAGAATATGGATTTGGATCCGTAGCTATGATTGCAGAGGGATGCATTATGGCCAGAGTTTGTCATACCAATAATTGCCCTGTAGGTGTAGCAACGCAAAAAGCGAATCTACGAAAAAGATTTCCGGGTCTACCTGAACACGTTGTTAATTTCTTCCTCTTTATTGCCGAAGAGGTAAGGCAAATAATGAGTGTACTTGGCTATAAGAAATTAGAAGAATTGATTGGTCGCACAGAACTACTTAAACCTAGGGAAGTTGAACTAACAAAGACAAAGGCTGTAGATCTTACTTGTTTACTTACGCCAATCGAAGAAGCAAACAATCGAAATTGGGTCATTCATGATAAAAATGCTCATAGCAATGGTCCGATATTGGAGGAAAAATTGCTAAATGACCAAGATTTTCGAACTGCAGTTAATAACCATGGGAGAATTTTTAGATCTATTAGTATAAAAAATACTGACAGAAGTGTATGTGCAAGGGTCTCTGGAGAAATAGCTCAACTATATGGAAATAAAGGCTTCAAAGGCCAATTAGATCTCACCTTTAATGGTTCTGCGGGGCAAAGCTTTGGAGCATTTCTAATACAGGGCATGAATATCAGATTAGTTGGTGAAGCCAATGACTATGTAGGCAAGGGTATTAATGGTGGGCTCATAACTGTTATACCTCCTCAAGAAGTCTCCAATAAAAGCAAACAAGTAATTCTTGGAAATACATGTCTCTACGGAGCTACTGGTGGCAAGCTATTCGCCCTAGGAAGAGTAGGTGAGAGATTCGCAGTCAGGAATAGTGGTGCCCAAGCGGTAGTTGAAGGTTCTGGAGATCACTGCTGCGAATATATGACAGGCGGCATAGTAGTAATCCTTGGATCTACAGGAAGGAATGTCGCAGCAGGCATGACTGGTGGTGTCACTTTTCTACTGGACGAAGATCAGCGTGCAAACTTGCGCGTCAACAAAGATAATGTAGACATTTTCGACCTAACTACTCCTGAACAAGAATTACTTATAAAGCCATTACTCGAGTCTCATGCCAAAGAAACTGATAGCAACAAAGCAAAGGAAATTCTTTTAGATTGGGAGCTTTGGAGCAAGAAGTTTAAGGTTCTTGTACCCCCAAGCGAAAGGGCCAAAGTTGGCTTGGCTGAAAAAGAAAAAGTTGCAGTTTAA
- the rpsL gene encoding 30S ribosomal protein S12 — protein sequence MPTIQQLIRTERQRLTRKTKSPALRACPERRGVCTRVYTSTPKKPNSALRKVARVRLTSGFEVTAYIPGIGHNLQEHSVVLIRGGRVKDLPGVRYHIIRGTLDTAGVKDRRQARSKYGAKSPKE from the coding sequence ATGCCAACTATCCAACAGCTGATTCGTACTGAGCGACAGCGACTCACACGTAAAACCAAATCACCTGCTCTGCGTGCTTGCCCTGAGCGAAGAGGAGTCTGTACAAGGGTTTATACCTCAACCCCTAAAAAGCCCAACTCAGCTTTGCGAAAAGTTGCTCGTGTAAGACTCACTTCGGGCTTTGAAGTAACTGCCTATATCCCAGGTATTGGTCATAATCTTCAAGAGCACTCGGTAGTACTTATTCGAGGTGGAAGAGTTAAGGATCTTCCTGGTGTTCGATATCACATCATTAGAGGGACTCTTGATACTGCTGGAGTTAAAGATCGTCGTCAGGCTCGATCTAAGTACGGAGCAAAGTCACCTAAGGAGTGA
- the rpsG gene encoding 30S ribosomal protein S7, whose translation MSRRNAAEKRPVLPDPQFNNRLATMMVARLMKHGKKSTAQRILSQAFGLINERTGSDPIELFETAVKNATPLVEVRARRVGGATYQVPMEVRQERGTAMALRWLVNFSRARNGRSMAQKLAGELMDAANEAGSAVRKREETHKMAEANKAFAHYRY comes from the coding sequence ATGTCTCGCCGTAATGCTGCTGAGAAACGTCCAGTTCTTCCTGACCCTCAGTTTAATAATCGATTGGCGACCATGATGGTTGCACGTTTGATGAAGCATGGGAAGAAATCAACCGCTCAGCGAATCCTTTCTCAAGCATTTGGATTAATCAATGAACGGACTGGTTCCGATCCAATTGAGTTATTTGAAACCGCAGTAAAGAATGCCACGCCCCTTGTAGAAGTCAGAGCTAGAAGAGTGGGTGGAGCTACCTATCAGGTCCCTATGGAAGTGCGGCAGGAAAGAGGAACTGCTATGGCATTGAGGTGGCTAGTTAATTTTTCACGAGCAAGAAACGGCAGGAGCATGGCTCAAAAGCTTGCTGGAGAACTCATGGATGCAGCTAATGAAGCAGGTAGTGCGGTTCGAAAAAGGGAGGAAACCCATAAGATGGCAGAAGCCAACAAGGCTTTTGCTCACTACCGCTATTGA
- the fusA gene encoding elongation factor G, protein MARAFPLERVRNIGIAAHIDAGKTTCTERILFYSGVVHKMGEVHDGAAVTDWMAQERERGITITAAAISTTWQDHRINIIDTPGHVDFTIEVERSMRVLDGVIAVFCAVGGVQPQSETVWRQADRYSVPRMVFVNKMDRTGADFLKVYKQIKDRLKANAAPIQLPIGAENDLKGIVDLVKNKAFIYKDDLGKDIQETEIPEEMIELAAEWRAKLMECVAETDESLIEVFLETGELNQDQLEAGIREGVLKHGLVPMLCGSAFKNKGVQLLLDAVVDYLPAPVDVPPIQGLLPSGDEAVRPSDDSAPFSALAFKVMADPYGKLTFVRMYSGILEKGSYVLNSTKNEKERISRLIILKADDREEVDELRAGDLGAVLGLKNTTTGDTLCATEDPIVLETLFIPEPVISVAVEPKTKGDMEKLSKALTALAEEDPTFRVSTDPETSQTVIAGMGELHLEILVDRMLREFKVEANIGAPQVSYRETIRASSRGEGKFARQTGGKGQYGHVVIEMEPGEPGSGFEFVNKIVGGVVPKEFIKPAESGMKETCESGVIAGYPLIDVKVTMVDGSYHDVDSSEMAFKIAGSMAFKDGVKKCSPVLLEPMMKVEVEIPEDFLGSIIGDLSSRRGQVEGQSIDDGLSKVQSKVPLAEMFGYATQLRSMTQGRGIFSMEFSHYEEVPRNVAEAIISKNQGN, encoded by the coding sequence GTGGCTCGCGCCTTCCCATTAGAACGTGTACGTAATATAGGTATCGCTGCGCATATAGACGCTGGGAAAACAACCTGTACAGAACGAATCTTGTTCTATTCAGGAGTTGTGCACAAGATGGGAGAGGTGCATGATGGCGCTGCAGTCACTGACTGGATGGCTCAGGAGAGAGAGCGGGGCATTACCATTACTGCCGCAGCAATTTCAACCACCTGGCAAGATCATCGAATCAACATTATTGATACACCAGGTCACGTTGATTTCACAATAGAAGTTGAGCGCTCTATGCGAGTGCTGGATGGCGTAATTGCTGTCTTTTGTGCAGTTGGTGGAGTACAGCCTCAATCTGAAACGGTTTGGCGCCAGGCCGACCGATATTCAGTTCCAAGAATGGTCTTTGTTAATAAAATGGATCGGACTGGGGCTGACTTCTTAAAGGTCTATAAGCAAATTAAAGATCGATTAAAAGCAAATGCAGCACCAATTCAGTTACCTATAGGTGCTGAAAATGACCTTAAAGGAATTGTTGATCTTGTTAAGAACAAGGCTTTTATCTATAAGGATGATCTTGGTAAGGACATCCAAGAGACTGAAATACCTGAGGAGATGATTGAGCTCGCAGCTGAATGGCGTGCAAAATTGATGGAGTGTGTTGCTGAAACAGATGAGAGCCTTATTGAGGTTTTTCTTGAGACAGGAGAATTAAATCAAGACCAACTTGAGGCAGGTATTAGAGAAGGTGTGCTTAAGCATGGCTTGGTTCCAATGCTTTGTGGCTCCGCATTTAAAAACAAGGGTGTTCAATTGCTGTTGGATGCTGTTGTGGATTATTTGCCTGCTCCAGTTGATGTTCCACCAATTCAGGGTTTATTGCCTTCAGGAGATGAGGCTGTACGCCCTTCCGACGACTCTGCCCCATTCAGTGCGTTGGCTTTCAAAGTAATGGCTGATCCTTATGGAAAACTTACCTTTGTGAGGATGTATTCCGGAATTCTTGAGAAAGGAAGCTATGTATTGAACTCAACTAAAAATGAGAAAGAGAGGATCTCTAGGTTGATTATCCTTAAGGCAGATGATCGAGAGGAAGTTGATGAGTTGCGAGCTGGTGATTTAGGGGCAGTTCTTGGATTGAAGAACACAACAACTGGAGACACTCTTTGTGCGACAGAGGATCCAATTGTGTTGGAAACTCTGTTCATCCCAGAACCGGTTATTTCAGTTGCTGTTGAGCCAAAAACCAAGGGTGATATGGAAAAGCTTTCCAAGGCACTCACAGCATTAGCTGAGGAAGATCCCACTTTCCGGGTTAGTACAGATCCTGAAACTAGTCAGACAGTTATTGCTGGAATGGGTGAACTTCACCTTGAAATTCTTGTGGATCGCATGCTTCGAGAGTTCAAAGTTGAGGCAAATATTGGAGCGCCTCAGGTCTCTTATAGAGAGACGATTAGAGCCAGTTCGCGAGGTGAAGGAAAATTTGCCAGACAAACAGGAGGTAAAGGTCAATATGGCCATGTTGTTATAGAAATGGAACCTGGAGAGCCTGGTTCAGGATTCGAATTTGTAAATAAGATTGTGGGTGGTGTTGTCCCCAAGGAATTTATTAAGCCAGCCGAATCAGGAATGAAAGAGACTTGTGAATCAGGTGTGATAGCTGGATATCCATTAATTGATGTCAAGGTGACAATGGTTGATGGGTCTTACCACGATGTTGACTCATCTGAAATGGCTTTCAAAATTGCAGGTTCGATGGCCTTTAAAGATGGAGTAAAGAAGTGCAGTCCAGTACTCCTTGAACCTATGATGAAGGTCGAAGTTGAGATTCCTGAGGATTTCCTTGGGTCGATCATCGGAGACCTTTCTTCTAGAAGAGGTCAAGTCGAAGGACAGTCCATAGATGATGGATTGTCTAAAGTGCAGTCCAAAGTGCCACTAGCCGAAATGTTCGGTTACGCCACTCAACTCCGATCTATGACACAGGGTCGGGGTATCTTTTCCATGGAGTTCAGCCACTATGAGGAAGTTCCTCGCAACGTAGCTGAAGCCATCATCTCCAAGAATCAGGGCAATTAA
- the tuf gene encoding elongation factor Tu: MAREKFERNKPHVNIGTIGHVDHGKTTLTAAITNVLAKKGQAKAQDYGDIDGAPEERERGITINTAHVEYETDGRHYAHVDCPGHADYVKNMITGAAQMDGAILVCAATDGPMAQTKEHILLAKQVGVPALVVALNKCDMVDDEEIIELVEMEIRELLSSYDFPGDDIPIVQVSSLKALEGDSAWESKIEELMTAVDSSIPEPEREVDKPFLMAVEDVFSITGRGTVATGRIERGKVVVGEEIEIVGIKDTRKTTVTGVEMFRKLLDEGMAGDNVGLLLRGIQKEDIERGMVLVKPGSITPHTKFEGEVYVLKKEEGGRHTPFFAGYRPQFYIRTTDVTGQITAFTSDDGSNVEMVMPGDRIKMTGELICPVAIEQGMRFAIREGGRTIGAGVVSKILE; the protein is encoded by the coding sequence ATGGCACGCGAGAAGTTTGAGAGGAACAAGCCTCACGTCAACATCGGTACTATTGGCCACGTTGATCACGGCAAAACCACCCTTACAGCAGCAATTACTAATGTGCTAGCTAAAAAGGGCCAGGCAAAAGCCCAGGACTATGGCGATATTGATGGCGCCCCTGAAGAAAGAGAGCGCGGCATCACTATCAATACTGCTCATGTTGAGTATGAGACAGATGGCAGGCATTACGCCCATGTTGATTGTCCTGGCCACGCAGATTATGTGAAAAACATGATTACTGGTGCTGCACAGATGGATGGAGCAATCCTTGTCTGTGCTGCAACTGATGGACCAATGGCTCAAACCAAGGAGCACATCCTTCTTGCTAAGCAAGTTGGTGTTCCTGCACTGGTAGTAGCACTTAACAAGTGCGACATGGTCGATGACGAGGAGATCATCGAGCTTGTTGAGATGGAAATTCGTGAGCTGCTTAGTAGTTATGACTTCCCTGGGGACGATATCCCAATTGTTCAAGTGTCAAGCTTGAAGGCATTAGAGGGTGATTCAGCTTGGGAATCAAAGATTGAAGAGCTGATGACCGCTGTAGATTCCTCTATCCCAGAGCCAGAGCGAGAGGTGGATAAGCCCTTCCTTATGGCAGTGGAGGATGTTTTCTCAATTACTGGTCGAGGAACTGTGGCCACAGGTCGCATAGAGCGCGGCAAGGTAGTTGTTGGTGAAGAAATAGAAATAGTCGGGATTAAAGACACCCGTAAAACAACTGTTACTGGTGTGGAGATGTTCAGAAAGCTTCTAGATGAAGGAATGGCTGGTGACAATGTTGGTTTACTACTTCGGGGTATTCAAAAAGAGGATATTGAGCGGGGTATGGTTCTTGTTAAGCCAGGATCAATTACTCCACACACAAAGTTCGAAGGCGAAGTTTATGTACTGAAAAAAGAAGAAGGTGGCAGGCACACCCCTTTCTTTGCTGGTTATCGACCTCAGTTCTATATCCGTACAACTGATGTGACCGGTCAAATCACTGCATTTACTTCTGATGATGGAAGTAACGTGGAAATGGTTATGCCTGGTGATCGCATCAAGATGACAGGAGAATTGATTTGTCCTGTTGCTATTGAGCAAGGTATGAGGTTTGCCATACGAGAAGGGGGGCGGACTATTGGAGCAGGGGTTGTATCAAAGATTCTTGAGTAG
- the rpsJ gene encoding 30S ribosomal protein S10, translating to MSTAIAQQKIRIRLKAFDRRMLDLSCDKIIETADTTAASAIGPIPLPTKRKIYCVLRSPHVDKDSREHFETRTHRRIIDIYSPSAKTIDALMKLDLPSGVDIEVKL from the coding sequence ATGTCTACGGCTATCGCACAGCAAAAGATTCGGATCCGACTTAAGGCGTTTGATCGACGTATGCTTGATCTCTCCTGTGACAAAATCATTGAGACGGCTGATACAACTGCTGCTTCCGCTATAGGTCCTATCCCTTTGCCTACAAAACGGAAGATCTATTGTGTCCTTCGTTCACCACATGTGGATAAGGATTCAAGGGAGCACTTTGAGACTCGGACACATCGTCGGATAATTGATATTTATAGCCCTTCTGCGAAGACTATTGACGCATTAATGAAACTTGATCTCCCTAGTGGAGTTGATATTGAAGTTAAGCTTTGA